The Sinomonas sp. P10A9 genome includes a window with the following:
- a CDS encoding PEP/pyruvate-binding domain-containing protein encodes MFTLTFTDPACRDVRETGGKAKSLADMTANELPVAPGFAVTAEAYRHFLASTGLGETIGRLLADPLDPHDLAALERTGQALMEAVRSTEIPQDLADSVRTAYAELCVSTGLDEVSVAVRSSATSEDSAGASFAGEFETWVDIRGAEDVLTHILRCYESVFAPRVLGYAIEQKLDPRTIEMAVVVQKVVRARAAGVMFTLSPTSGDRSKIVLEASWGLGLAVVGGEVTPDRFLVDKIGLEIADRTPGDKRIEYRTGAAPTPVEQSRHRTLCLDDAEVTALAALGKRLERLHGSAQDIEFAVDEELPEGANLVLLQCRPETVWSGAERKPAFDASAGMMSWITGSISGGTAAAAAHTHDIAHKHSA; translated from the coding sequence ATGTTCACGCTCACCTTCACCGACCCGGCCTGCCGCGACGTGCGCGAGACCGGCGGCAAGGCCAAGAGCCTCGCCGACATGACCGCCAACGAGCTGCCCGTCGCGCCGGGCTTCGCGGTCACGGCCGAGGCCTACCGCCACTTCCTCGCCTCGACGGGCCTGGGCGAGACGATCGGCCGCCTGCTCGCGGACCCACTCGACCCGCACGACCTCGCCGCGCTCGAGCGGACCGGCCAAGCCCTCATGGAGGCCGTCCGCTCCACCGAGATCCCGCAGGACCTCGCGGACTCCGTCCGTACCGCGTACGCGGAGCTCTGTGTCTCGACGGGGCTCGACGAGGTCTCGGTCGCGGTGCGCTCGAGCGCCACATCGGAGGACTCGGCCGGGGCGTCGTTCGCGGGCGAGTTCGAGACGTGGGTGGACATCCGCGGCGCCGAGGACGTCCTGACGCACATCCTCAGGTGCTACGAGAGTGTCTTCGCCCCCCGCGTGCTCGGCTATGCGATCGAGCAGAAGCTCGATCCGCGCACCATCGAGATGGCTGTGGTGGTGCAGAAGGTGGTCCGGGCGCGGGCCGCCGGGGTCATGTTCACCCTGAGCCCCACGAGCGGGGACCGTTCCAAGATCGTCCTCGAGGCCAGCTGGGGCCTGGGCCTCGCGGTCGTGGGCGGGGAGGTTACCCCGGACCGGTTCCTCGTGGACAAGATCGGGCTGGAGATCGCGGACCGGACTCCCGGCGACAAGCGGATCGAGTACCGCACGGGTGCAGCGCCCACCCCTGTGGAGCAGTCCCGTCACAGGACCCTGTGCCTCGACGACGCCGAGGTCACGGCGCTCGCGGCACTCGGCAAGCGCCTCGAGCGCCTGCACGGATCGGCGCAGGACATCGAGTTCGCCGTGGACGAGGAGCTGCCCGAGGGCGCGAACCTCGTCCTGCTGCAGTGCCGGCCCGAGACCGTGTGGAGCGGCGCCGAGCGCAAGCCCGCCTTTGATGCCTCGGCCGGGATGATGTCCTGGATCACTGGGTCCATCTCGGGCGGAACCGCAGCGGCGGCCGCCCACACGCACGACATCGCGCACAAGCACTCGGCCTAG
- a CDS encoding acetoacetate--CoA ligase — translation MTTTPATAPPARQGALLRPAPAKDAWPQTRLGRFLLTAEKATGRTFADYEDAWRWSVEDLEDFWRLVWDEARIIAHTSPERVLGRRGMPGAEWFPGATLNYAEHVVRALRERGDAVVIKARSQTRGPSEWTGNRLIEEIGRLQAGYRRLGLEPGDRVAGYLPNTPEALAAYLAAAGMGLVWAAVPPEMGPRSAVDRFGQLDPKLLIAVDGYRWGAREVGRLAELEEIRAALPGAAVVLLRYLDENAEVPDGVEPYESLRAEAGRFEAVPMPFAHPLTVLFSSGTTGKPKAIVHSHGGILLEHSKAIPLQFDLGPEDLAYWYTTTGWMVWTLMVSSLLTGCGLVLVDGDPGWPSLDGEWSQWAVAAETGATYLASGSAYLAACAKAGLRPGVVWDLSRVREINCSGSPLSAEAAEWVYDAVSPAVLLGPTSGGTDVCTAFVGANFLTAVRAGEMSTRALGADVEAWSPEGVPMPVGEPGELVVKQPMPSMPVGFWGEDGAQRYQDSYFHTFDGVWCHGDWLVHTADGGWMITGRSDATLNRGGVRLGTAEFYAVLDQAPGLADSMVLHFEDGSGMGKLVLAVVPSDPSGEPAELVPGLRTLIRSQLSPRHVPDVIVTVPSVPRSSIGKRLEVPLKRIVLGAAAEDVVDKGVLVDPEGLEATVTAIRAALGA, via the coding sequence ATGACGACGACGCCCGCCACCGCACCCCCCGCACGCCAGGGCGCGCTCCTGCGCCCCGCCCCGGCCAAGGACGCATGGCCCCAGACCCGGCTCGGCCGGTTTCTGCTCACGGCCGAGAAGGCCACGGGGCGCACGTTCGCGGACTACGAGGATGCGTGGCGCTGGAGCGTGGAGGACCTTGAGGACTTCTGGCGTCTCGTGTGGGACGAGGCGCGGATCATCGCGCACACGTCGCCGGAGCGGGTCCTCGGCCGGCGCGGGATGCCGGGCGCCGAGTGGTTCCCGGGGGCCACCCTCAACTACGCCGAGCACGTGGTGCGGGCCCTGCGCGAGCGGGGAGACGCCGTCGTCATCAAGGCCCGCAGCCAGACGCGGGGGCCGAGCGAGTGGACCGGGAACCGACTGATCGAGGAGATCGGGCGGCTCCAGGCCGGCTACCGGCGGCTCGGGCTCGAGCCGGGCGACCGCGTGGCCGGGTACCTGCCCAACACGCCCGAGGCGCTCGCCGCGTACCTCGCTGCGGCCGGGATGGGGCTCGTGTGGGCCGCGGTGCCGCCGGAGATGGGGCCGCGCAGCGCGGTCGACCGCTTCGGCCAGCTGGACCCGAAGCTGCTGATCGCGGTAGACGGCTATCGCTGGGGCGCGCGCGAAGTGGGGCGGCTCGCCGAGCTCGAGGAGATCCGGGCGGCGCTGCCGGGGGCCGCCGTCGTGCTCCTGCGCTATCTCGACGAGAACGCCGAGGTGCCGGACGGCGTCGAGCCGTACGAGTCGCTGCGCGCCGAGGCGGGCCGGTTCGAGGCGGTTCCCATGCCGTTCGCGCACCCGCTCACGGTCCTGTTCTCGTCGGGGACCACCGGGAAGCCGAAGGCGATCGTGCACTCGCACGGCGGGATCCTGCTCGAGCATTCGAAGGCGATCCCGCTCCAGTTCGACCTCGGCCCGGAGGACCTCGCGTACTGGTACACGACCACGGGGTGGATGGTGTGGACGCTCATGGTGTCCTCGCTGCTAACCGGGTGCGGGCTCGTGCTGGTGGATGGGGACCCGGGGTGGCCCTCGCTCGACGGCGAGTGGTCGCAGTGGGCCGTGGCCGCGGAGACTGGCGCCACGTACCTCGCCTCGGGTTCGGCCTACCTCGCGGCGTGCGCGAAGGCGGGCCTTCGCCCAGGCGTGGTCTGGGACCTGAGCCGGGTGCGCGAGATCAACTGCTCCGGCTCGCCGCTCTCGGCTGAGGCGGCGGAGTGGGTGTACGACGCCGTGTCCCCTGCTGTGCTCCTCGGCCCCACCTCGGGCGGGACGGACGTGTGCACGGCCTTTGTCGGGGCGAACTTCCTGACCGCGGTCCGCGCCGGCGAGATGTCCACGAGGGCGCTCGGTGCGGATGTCGAGGCGTGGTCGCCGGAGGGGGTGCCGATGCCGGTGGGCGAGCCGGGCGAGCTCGTGGTCAAGCAGCCTATGCCCTCGATGCCTGTGGGGTTCTGGGGCGAGGACGGCGCGCAGCGCTACCAGGACTCGTATTTCCACACGTTCGACGGCGTGTGGTGCCACGGCGACTGGCTCGTCCACACAGCGGATGGCGGGTGGATGATCACTGGACGCTCCGACGCGACGCTCAACCGCGGCGGTGTGCGGCTCGGGACGGCCGAGTTCTACGCGGTCCTGGACCAGGCGCCGGGGTTGGCGGACTCGATGGTGCTGCACTTCGAGGACGGCAGCGGCATGGGGAAGCTCGTGCTCGCCGTGGTGCCCTCGGATCCCTCGGGTGAGCCGGCTGAGCTCGTGCCCGGGCTGCGGACGCTCATTCGGTCCCAGCTCTCGCCGCGCCACGTGCCGGACGTGATCGTGACCGTTCCGAGCGTCCCGCGCTCATCGATCGGCAAGCGGCTCGAGGTCCCGCTCAAGCGCATTGTCCTGGGGGCTGCGGCGGAGGACGTCGTGGACAAGGGCGTGCTCGTGGACCCCGAGGGGCTCGAGGCGACGGTCACGGCGATCCGTGCGGCCCTCGGGGCCTGA
- a CDS encoding IclR family transcriptional regulator → MPEGSGGEASPIESVDRTLRLVELLRERGSLSVKETAEALGIAPSTAHRMLATFVMRSFAARTGDRRYRVGPALVPDRAHSASLAQLRKAAESPLHELAETLRETVQLMVRRGGNILFVDGVEADAVLRVTARRGDQMPAFASAGGKAILAELSNPDLEEIYRNGLPPWPTSPIASIGRLKKSMADVRRAGFGTNFEETESGVVGLGVAIHDPAGQPVAAITTAIPASRFKRPAMPGIVEALRGTAAEIESRLAAGPQG, encoded by the coding sequence ATGCCGGAAGGCAGCGGGGGAGAGGCCAGCCCGATCGAGTCGGTCGACCGCACACTCCGGCTCGTCGAGCTGCTGCGCGAGCGGGGGTCGCTGTCGGTCAAGGAGACGGCCGAGGCGCTCGGGATCGCACCCTCGACGGCCCACCGCATGCTGGCCACGTTCGTCATGAGGAGCTTCGCCGCCCGCACTGGCGACCGCCGGTACCGGGTGGGCCCGGCGCTCGTTCCCGACCGTGCCCACAGCGCCTCGCTCGCCCAGCTTCGAAAGGCCGCGGAGAGCCCGCTCCACGAGCTCGCGGAGACGTTAAGAGAGACGGTCCAGCTCATGGTGCGTCGCGGGGGGAACATCCTGTTCGTCGACGGTGTGGAGGCCGACGCCGTCCTGCGCGTCACTGCCCGCCGCGGGGACCAGATGCCCGCCTTCGCCTCCGCCGGCGGCAAGGCGATCCTCGCGGAGCTGAGCAACCCGGACCTCGAGGAGATCTACCGCAACGGACTGCCGCCCTGGCCCACGAGCCCCATCGCCTCGATCGGCCGGCTCAAGAAGTCCATGGCCGACGTGCGCCGCGCTGGCTTCGGCACCAACTTCGAGGAGACCGAGTCCGGCGTTGTGGGCCTCGGCGTCGCCATCCACGATCCGGCCGGGCAGCCGGTCGCCGCGATCACGACGGCGATTCCGGCCTCCCGCTTCAAGCGCCCTGCCATGCCGGGCATCGTCGAAGCGCTGCGAGGGACCGCCGCCGAGATCGAAAGCCGGCTGGCCGCCGGCCCTCAGGGCTGA
- a CDS encoding SRPBCC family protein, whose amino-acid sequence MSASGSPMPANGTTLEADWRLGGSVTWSGEWKGQGYTDKGTVLRYEPPRVVSTTHWSPMAGTADSPENFHRVTYELTEDDGATTLTLTHGNSQTQDDAEKMVANAWAAVLADIKRVVEEGRP is encoded by the coding sequence GTGAGCGCCTCAGGCTCGCCGATGCCGGCGAACGGGACCACGCTCGAAGCCGACTGGCGCCTGGGCGGCTCTGTGACCTGGAGCGGCGAGTGGAAAGGGCAGGGCTATACCGACAAGGGCACGGTTCTGCGGTACGAGCCGCCGAGGGTCGTCAGTACGACCCATTGGAGTCCGATGGCTGGCACCGCGGACTCTCCCGAGAACTTCCACCGCGTCACCTATGAGCTGACGGAGGACGACGGCGCCACGACTCTGACGCTTACCCACGGCAACAGCCAGACCCAGGACGATGCCGAGAAGATGGTCGCCAATGCGTGGGCGGCTGTTCTGGCGGACATCAAGCGGGTGGTTGAGGAGGGTCGGCCTTAG
- a CDS encoding type II toxin-antitoxin system YoeB family toxin, translated as MSDEHRLVYTVDDGQLVIIAARHHY; from the coding sequence ATCAGCGATGAGCACCGCCTCGTCTACACGGTCGACGACGGCCAGCTAGTAATCATCGCCGCGCGCCATCACTACTAA
- a CDS encoding NYN domain-containing protein — protein sequence MRVGVYIDGFNLYYGGRAHFGSDPGWKWIDLRALAAGYATWQGSQIDRVVYCTARANDPADPTHTQRQDFYLRALILHGSVDVIEEGYYASWAKESVMTVEPSGTRSPTVLRDPHRQYQWTPGLGIRRNGEGALFATVRKREEKGSDVNVATHLLADVLQRHVDAAIVISNDSDLALPIRIAREHVPVGVINPGKKPLAGALKGLPDDGVGRH from the coding sequence ATGCGGGTGGGGGTCTACATCGACGGGTTCAATCTCTACTATGGCGGTCGCGCTCACTTCGGCAGCGACCCCGGCTGGAAGTGGATCGACCTGCGTGCACTCGCCGCAGGATATGCGACGTGGCAAGGATCTCAGATCGATCGAGTGGTCTACTGCACCGCTCGCGCGAATGACCCGGCCGATCCAACCCATACCCAGCGGCAGGACTTCTACCTTCGAGCATTGATATTGCACGGATCCGTCGATGTCATCGAAGAGGGCTACTACGCTTCGTGGGCCAAAGAGTCGGTGATGACGGTTGAACCTTCGGGCACCCGATCTCCGACGGTGTTGCGCGACCCGCACCGTCAGTACCAGTGGACTCCAGGTCTCGGGATTCGCCGCAACGGTGAAGGGGCGCTGTTCGCGACAGTTCGAAAGCGTGAGGAGAAGGGATCCGATGTCAACGTCGCAACTCACCTCCTCGCTGACGTGCTCCAGAGGCACGTCGACGCCGCAATCGTGATCTCCAATGACTCCGACCTTGCACTCCCTATCCGGATTGCTCGTGAACACGTGCCGGTAGGAGTCATCAACCCCGGCAAGAAACCGCTGGCGGGCGCCCTCAAGGGGCTGCCGGACGACGGCGTTGGCCGCCACTAG